A single region of the Streptomyces sp. NBC_00425 genome encodes:
- a CDS encoding NAD(P)/FAD-dependent oxidoreductase: protein MVKERARILVVGGGYVGMYTALRLQRRLKQELGRGEAEITVVTPDPYMTYQPFLPEAAAGSISPRHVVVPLRRVLPHCRVVVGEVTAVDHAERTATLTTLATEEEGAGPQQLTYDELVLAPGSVSRTLPVPGLADYAIGFKTVEEAIGLRNHVIEQMDIASSTRDPAIRDAALTFVFVGGGYAGVEALGELEDMARYTTRYYHNVQPEDMKWILVEASDRILPEVGADLGRYTVSELRRRNIDVRLNTRLDSCADRVAVLSDGARFPTRTVVWTAGVKPHPLLAATDLPLSERGRLKCTPELTVEGVTHAWAAGDTAAVPDVTVDEPGRETAPNAQHAVRQAKVLADNIVRSLRGEPLQTYSHTYVGSVASLGLHKGVAHVYGRKLKGYPAWFMHRAYHLSRVPTVNRKMRVLAEWTLSGLFKREIVSLGSLEHPRAEFELAAGGKPSEESSGDPNGSS, encoded by the coding sequence ATGGTGAAGGAACGTGCGCGCATTCTCGTTGTCGGCGGCGGCTACGTCGGGATGTACACGGCCCTGCGGCTGCAGCGCAGGCTGAAACAGGAACTGGGCCGCGGCGAGGCCGAGATCACGGTCGTCACCCCCGACCCGTACATGACCTACCAGCCCTTCCTCCCCGAGGCGGCCGCGGGGTCCATCTCCCCCCGGCACGTCGTCGTGCCGCTGCGCCGCGTCCTGCCCCACTGCCGGGTCGTGGTCGGCGAGGTCACCGCCGTCGACCACGCCGAACGCACCGCCACCCTCACCACCCTCGCCACCGAGGAGGAGGGCGCCGGCCCCCAGCAGCTGACGTACGACGAACTCGTCCTCGCGCCCGGATCCGTCTCCCGCACCCTGCCCGTCCCCGGGCTCGCCGACTACGCCATCGGCTTCAAGACCGTCGAAGAGGCCATCGGGCTGCGCAACCACGTGATCGAACAGATGGACATCGCCTCCTCCACCCGCGACCCCGCCATCCGTGACGCGGCCCTCACCTTCGTCTTCGTCGGCGGCGGCTACGCGGGCGTGGAGGCACTCGGCGAGCTCGAGGACATGGCCCGTTACACCACGCGCTACTACCACAACGTCCAGCCCGAGGACATGAAGTGGATCCTGGTCGAGGCGTCCGACCGCATCCTGCCCGAGGTCGGCGCCGACCTCGGCCGCTACACGGTCAGTGAGCTGCGCCGCCGCAACATCGACGTACGCCTGAACACCCGCCTGGACTCCTGCGCCGACCGCGTCGCCGTCCTCAGCGACGGCGCCCGCTTCCCCACCCGCACGGTCGTGTGGACCGCCGGCGTCAAACCCCACCCGCTCCTCGCCGCCACCGACCTCCCGCTCAGCGAACGAGGTCGGCTGAAATGCACCCCCGAGCTGACCGTCGAAGGCGTCACGCACGCGTGGGCGGCCGGGGACACCGCGGCCGTCCCCGACGTCACCGTCGACGAGCCCGGCAGGGAGACCGCACCCAACGCCCAGCACGCCGTCCGCCAGGCGAAGGTCCTCGCCGACAACATCGTGCGCTCCCTGCGCGGCGAACCCCTGCAGACGTACTCCCACACATACGTCGGCTCGGTCGCCTCACTGGGGCTCCACAAGGGCGTCGCCCACGTCTACGGACGCAAGCTCAAGGGCTACCCGGCCTGGTTCATGCACCGCGCGTACCACCTCAGCCGCGTGCCCACCGTCAACCGCAAGATGCGCGTGCTCGCCGAGTGGACCCTCTCCGGACTCTTCAAACGGGAGATCGTCTCGCTCGGATCACTCGAACATCCTCGCGCGGAGTTCGAACTCGCTGCCGGTGGAAAGCCTTCTGAGGAGTCTTCCGGCGACCCGAACGGGTCGTCCTGA
- a CDS encoding TetR/AcrR family transcriptional regulator has product MHMQSSHWSSTSSTSALAPGGAVGTALGGGRGEGARTAPLRVDAQRNLEHVLRAAREVFGELGYGAPMEDVARRARVGVGTVYRRFPSKDVLVRRIAEEETSRLTDQARTALGQEDEPWSALSRFLRTSVASGAGRLLPPQVLRVGVAEDDVEGVPVETARVPQQRTQPGSGELRLVPEDGATTAVDDNGATALLEVVGRLVERAREAGELRADVSVSDVLLVIATAAPSLPDPAQQAAASARLLDILLEGLRSRPS; this is encoded by the coding sequence ATGCACATGCAGAGTTCGCATTGGTCGTCGACGTCGTCCACGTCGGCCCTCGCGCCAGGCGGCGCGGTCGGGACGGCACTGGGCGGCGGACGCGGAGAGGGCGCGCGGACAGCGCCGCTGCGCGTGGATGCACAGCGCAACCTGGAACACGTACTGAGGGCTGCACGCGAGGTGTTCGGCGAGCTGGGCTACGGCGCGCCGATGGAGGACGTGGCGCGGCGCGCGCGGGTCGGCGTCGGCACGGTGTACCGGCGCTTCCCCAGCAAGGACGTGCTGGTCCGGCGGATAGCCGAGGAGGAGACCTCCCGGCTGACGGACCAGGCGCGCACGGCGCTCGGGCAGGAGGACGAGCCGTGGTCGGCGCTGTCGCGCTTCCTGCGGACGTCCGTGGCGTCCGGCGCGGGGCGGCTGCTGCCACCGCAGGTGCTGCGGGTCGGCGTCGCGGAGGACGACGTGGAGGGCGTGCCGGTCGAGACGGCGCGGGTGCCGCAGCAGCGGACCCAGCCGGGCTCCGGTGAGCTGCGGCTCGTCCCCGAGGACGGCGCGACGACGGCTGTCGACGACAACGGGGCGACGGCGCTGCTCGAGGTCGTGGGCCGGCTCGTGGAGCGGGCGCGGGAGGCGGGCGAACTGCGCGCCGACGTGTCGGTGTCGGACGTGCTGCTGGTCATCGCGACGGCGGCGCCCTCGCTGCCGGATCCGGCGCAGCAGGCGGCGGCCTCCGCGCGACTGCTGGACATCCTGCTGGAGGGTCTGCGCTCGCGGCCTTCCTGA
- a CDS encoding ATP-binding SpoIIE family protein phosphatase codes for MNFTRWSARLPGTQRRAAARAEHPVTTADRRSEGSVPAARAEQLTGAPPVPAVDELPVREVLDRVPALVALVHGPGHRLAYVNDAYAAAFGARPCGEPAAEALPELRDLGLMPLLDQALRSGKPRTLKSRKAPDGRHYTFTCTPAAEDNGEGAVLIFATDVTDHAEAAERLRTSERRQRETAVTLQRSLLPQELEEPDDLRIAATYQPGGTEAAVGGDWYDVITLGGGRTALVIGDVMGRGVRAAAVMGQLRTAVRAYARLDLPPHEVLQLLDGLAMEIDANQIATCVYAIHDPNEGRLVYASAGHLPILVRDDNGTVLRADEPTGPPLGTGGWMHASGSIPLGPGSTAVLYTDGLVERRNEDLDEGIAALERALAGATGTPQVVCDRLVRSAGVTADHDDDVAVLVLQHPARSGPDGELFRNAALELLGGVEAAPRARAFASGVLTSWRFPADLHDLGVLATSELVANSLQHGIPPMRLRLRRTDRRLIIEVTDGDDHLPRRRRAEPGDESGRGIAIVATIATHWGSRRTPGGGKAVWCEFVLPKPAE; via the coding sequence GTGAACTTCACGCGCTGGAGCGCCCGGCTCCCCGGAACACAGCGCCGCGCCGCCGCGCGGGCCGAGCACCCGGTCACCACCGCCGACCGACGCAGCGAGGGCTCCGTGCCCGCGGCCCGCGCCGAACAACTCACCGGCGCGCCCCCCGTGCCCGCGGTCGACGAACTCCCGGTGCGCGAGGTCCTCGACCGCGTCCCGGCCCTCGTGGCCCTCGTCCACGGCCCCGGCCACCGCCTCGCCTACGTCAACGACGCCTACGCGGCGGCCTTCGGCGCACGCCCGTGCGGCGAACCGGCGGCCGAGGCCCTGCCCGAACTCCGCGACCTCGGCCTCATGCCCCTGCTGGACCAGGCCCTGCGCAGCGGCAAGCCCCGCACCCTGAAGTCGCGCAAGGCCCCCGACGGCCGCCACTACACCTTCACCTGCACCCCCGCCGCCGAGGACAACGGCGAAGGCGCGGTCCTGATCTTCGCCACCGACGTCACCGACCACGCCGAGGCCGCCGAACGTCTCAGGACCAGCGAACGCCGCCAGCGCGAGACCGCCGTCACGCTCCAGCGCTCGCTCCTGCCCCAGGAGCTCGAAGAGCCCGACGACCTGCGCATCGCCGCCACCTACCAGCCCGGCGGCACGGAAGCCGCGGTCGGCGGCGACTGGTACGACGTCATCACCCTCGGCGGCGGCCGCACCGCCCTCGTCATCGGCGACGTCATGGGCCGGGGCGTCCGCGCGGCCGCCGTCATGGGCCAGCTCCGAACGGCCGTCCGGGCGTACGCCCGCCTCGACCTGCCCCCGCACGAGGTGCTCCAGCTCCTCGACGGCCTCGCCATGGAGATCGACGCCAACCAGATCGCCACCTGCGTGTACGCCATCCACGACCCCAACGAGGGCCGGCTGGTGTACGCCTCCGCGGGACACCTGCCCATCCTCGTCCGCGACGACAACGGCACCGTGCTGCGCGCCGACGAGCCCACCGGCCCGCCGCTCGGCACCGGCGGCTGGATGCACGCCTCCGGCTCGATCCCGCTCGGCCCCGGCTCCACGGCCGTCCTCTACACCGACGGCCTGGTGGAGCGCCGCAACGAAGACCTGGACGAAGGCATCGCCGCTCTGGAGCGCGCCCTGGCCGGCGCCACCGGCACGCCCCAGGTCGTCTGCGACCGCCTCGTCCGCTCGGCCGGCGTCACCGCCGACCACGACGATGACGTCGCCGTCCTCGTCCTCCAGCACCCGGCGCGCAGCGGACCCGACGGAGAACTGTTCCGCAACGCGGCCCTGGAGCTCCTCGGCGGAGTCGAAGCGGCCCCACGCGCGCGTGCTTTCGCCTCGGGCGTCCTCACCAGCTGGCGCTTTCCGGCCGACCTGCACGACCTGGGCGTCCTCGCCACCAGCGAACTGGTCGCCAACTCCCTCCAGCACGGCATCCCGCCCATGCGACTCCGGCTGCGCCGCACCGACCGCCGACTGATCATCGAGGTCACCGACGGAGACGACCACCTGCCGCGCCGCCGCCGCGCGGAACCGGGAGACGAGTCCGGCCGCGGCATCGCGATCGTCGCCACCATCGCCACCCACTGGGGCAGCAGACGCACCCCGGGCGGCGGCAAAGCGGTCTGGTGCGAGTTCGTCCTGCCGAAACCGGCGGAATGA
- a CDS encoding class I SAM-dependent methyltransferase: MADATGFHLKGSAPERYEHYVAPLMAPFVTALVDAVDLFPGASVLDLACGTGFAARAAAAQAGPTGRVAGADLNEAMLKIAQACHPRLYPDIEFSAAPADDLPYPDATFDAVLCQQGAQFFPDLDAALRETARVTRPGGRFAATLWARLDDSPYFVAQYRTLEQYDGQDAAAGFWAAFDAADRVTAALDRAGFRSTARRDLTFAIDLPPLDDYIAGHLSSIPWGQALVDAGGDEALTRAAETIRAQLPAATTTFPFTATLVTAVR, from the coding sequence ATGGCAGACGCAACGGGCTTTCACCTCAAGGGAAGCGCCCCCGAGCGCTACGAACACTACGTCGCGCCCCTCATGGCGCCCTTCGTCACCGCACTCGTGGACGCCGTGGACCTCTTCCCCGGCGCCTCCGTCCTCGACCTCGCCTGCGGCACCGGCTTCGCGGCCCGCGCCGCCGCCGCACAGGCCGGGCCCACCGGCCGGGTCGCCGGCGCGGACCTCAACGAGGCCATGCTCAAGATCGCCCAGGCGTGTCACCCGCGCCTGTACCCGGACATCGAGTTCAGCGCCGCCCCCGCCGACGACCTGCCCTACCCCGACGCGACCTTCGACGCCGTCCTCTGCCAGCAGGGAGCCCAGTTCTTCCCCGATCTCGACGCCGCCCTGAGGGAGACAGCCCGGGTCACCCGCCCCGGAGGCCGCTTCGCCGCCACGCTCTGGGCCCGGCTGGACGACTCCCCGTACTTCGTGGCCCAGTACCGGACGCTAGAGCAGTACGACGGCCAGGACGCCGCGGCGGGCTTTTGGGCCGCCTTCGACGCCGCGGACCGGGTGACCGCCGCCCTCGACCGCGCCGGCTTCCGCTCCACGGCCCGCCGCGACCTCACCTTCGCCATCGACCTCCCCCCACTGGACGACTACATCGCCGGCCACCTCTCCTCGATCCCCTGGGGCCAGGCCCTCGTCGACGCCGGCGGCGACGAGGCCCTCACCCGGGCCGCCGAGACGATCCGCGCGCAGCTCCCCGCCGCGACGACCACCTTCCCCTTCACGGCGACCCTGGTGACCGCGGTCCGCTGA